A genomic window from Vagococcus sp. CY52-2 includes:
- the secA gene encoding preprotein translocase subunit SecA, which produces MANFLKQLIENDKKDLKRLGHMADKIDKLAPQMSELSDEELKQKTEEFKARYAKGETLDDLLFEAFAVVREAAKRVLGLFPYKVQMMGGIVLHEGGIPEMKTGEGKTLTATMPVYLNALSGEGVHVVTVNEYLSTRDASEMGELYNFLGLTVGLNINSKSSDEKRLAYSCDITYSTNNELGFDYLRDNMVVYKEQMVQRPLNFAVVDEVDSILIDEARTPLIISGQAEKSTAYYTRVDNFIKTLTEEEDYKIDVQSKTISLTEQGITKAEKYFDVDNLYDIENTSLTHYVDQSLRANYIMLRDIDYVVQEGKVLIVDQFTGRIMDGRRYSDGLHQAIEAKEGVDIEDETKTMANITFQNYFRMYKKLSGMTGTAKTEEEEFREIYNMQVIQIPTNKPIIRDDRADLLYPTLSSKFHAVVKDIKERHEKGQPVLVGTVAVETSELLSDLLNKAKVPHQILNAKNHFKEAEIIMNAGQKGAVTIATNMAGRGTDIRLGAGVREVGGLAVIGTERHESRRIDNQLRGRAGRQGDPGMSQFYLSLEDDLMKRFGSERIKMFLDRMKLEEEDAVIQSKMLSRQVESAQKRVEGNNYDTRKNVLQYDDVMREQREVIYKQRREVIMSDIDLEPVLLGMVERTVDRYVDGHTQGEKKDWNLEGLVDFVGSAITHEDAISLSDFEGKTPEEMKTFIYDKAKAIYNEKAEILSSEEQLLEFQKVVILRVVDTKWTDHIDAMDQLRESIGLRAYGQNNPLVDYQTEGYDMFNNMVGAIEYEVTRLFMKSEIRQNVQREQVAQGDAVKPTLEQGQVSNDEKKQPIRVDEKIGRNDLCPCGSGKKYKNCHGKPS; this is translated from the coding sequence ATGGCTAATTTTTTAAAACAATTAATCGAAAATGATAAAAAAGATTTAAAACGCTTAGGGCATATGGCTGATAAAATTGATAAACTAGCACCACAAATGTCAGAGTTATCAGATGAAGAATTAAAACAAAAAACTGAGGAATTTAAAGCACGTTATGCTAAAGGTGAAACATTAGATGATTTACTTTTTGAAGCATTTGCAGTTGTGAGAGAAGCAGCTAAACGCGTTCTGGGATTATTTCCATATAAAGTGCAAATGATGGGTGGAATCGTACTACATGAAGGTGGCATTCCAGAGATGAAAACTGGTGAAGGTAAAACCTTGACTGCTACTATGCCGGTTTATCTAAATGCGTTATCAGGTGAAGGGGTACACGTTGTAACCGTCAATGAGTACTTATCAACGCGTGATGCAAGTGAGATGGGTGAGTTATATAACTTTTTGGGTCTAACAGTTGGATTAAATATTAATTCAAAATCTTCGGATGAAAAACGTTTAGCTTACTCATGTGATATTACTTATTCAACAAATAATGAATTAGGATTTGATTATTTAAGAGATAACATGGTTGTCTATAAAGAACAAATGGTTCAACGTCCATTAAATTTTGCTGTAGTGGATGAGGTCGATTCAATTTTAATCGATGAAGCTAGAACACCATTGATTATTTCTGGTCAAGCTGAAAAATCAACTGCTTACTATACAAGAGTTGATAATTTTATCAAAACATTAACGGAAGAAGAAGATTATAAAATTGATGTTCAGTCAAAGACAATTAGCTTGACTGAACAAGGTATTACGAAAGCTGAAAAATATTTTGATGTTGACAACCTTTATGATATTGAAAATACGTCTTTAACACATTATGTGGATCAATCATTACGTGCTAACTATATTATGTTACGTGATATTGACTATGTCGTTCAAGAAGGTAAAGTATTAATCGTTGATCAATTTACTGGTCGTATCATGGATGGTCGACGTTATTCAGATGGTCTTCATCAAGCGATTGAAGCCAAAGAAGGCGTAGACATTGAAGATGAAACAAAAACAATGGCAAATATTACATTCCAGAACTATTTCCGTATGTATAAAAAATTATCTGGTATGACTGGTACAGCGAAAACAGAAGAAGAAGAGTTTAGAGAAATTTATAACATGCAAGTTATTCAAATTCCGACAAACAAACCAATCATTCGTGATGATCGTGCGGATTTATTATACCCAACACTATCAAGTAAGTTCCATGCAGTAGTGAAAGATATTAAAGAGCGTCATGAAAAGGGCCAACCAGTATTAGTGGGGACAGTTGCCGTTGAAACCTCAGAGTTATTATCTGATTTACTGAATAAGGCAAAAGTACCGCATCAAATTTTAAATGCGAAAAATCACTTTAAAGAAGCAGAAATTATCATGAATGCTGGACAAAAAGGTGCTGTGACGATTGCAACAAATATGGCTGGTCGTGGTACAGATATTCGTTTAGGCGCTGGTGTACGTGAAGTCGGTGGATTAGCTGTTATCGGGACTGAACGTCATGAGTCTCGCCGTATTGATAATCAGTTACGTGGACGTGCGGGTCGTCAAGGAGATCCAGGTATGTCACAATTCTATCTATCTCTTGAGGATGATTTAATGAAACGTTTTGGTTCTGAAAGAATCAAAATGTTCTTAGATCGAATGAAGTTAGAAGAAGAAGATGCTGTCATTCAAAGTAAAATGTTATCTAGACAAGTTGAATCGGCCCAAAAACGTGTCGAAGGAAATAACTATGATACACGTAAAAATGTCTTACAATATGATGATGTGATGCGTGAACAACGTGAAGTTATCTATAAACAACGTCGTGAAGTAATCATGTCAGATATTGATTTAGAGCCTGTTTTATTAGGAATGGTTGAGAGAACTGTGGATCGCTATGTTGATGGACATACTCAAGGTGAGAAAAAAGATTGGAACCTTGAAGGATTAGTAGACTTTGTTGGTTCAGCTATTACGCATGAAGATGCCATTAGTTTATCTGATTTTGAAGGTAAAACACCTGAGGAAATGAAAACATTCATTTATGACAAAGCAAAAGCTATCTATAATGAAAAAGCAGAAATTTTAAGTAGTGAAGAACAGTTATTAGAATTCCAAAAAGTGGTTATCTTAAGAGTAGTCGATACAAAATGGACAGACCATATTGATGCGATGGATCAATTAAGAGAATCTATTGGATTACGTGCTTATGGACAAAATAATCCATTGGTTGATTATCAAACTGAAGGATATGATATGTTTAATAATATGGTTGGTGCGATCGAATATGAAGTCACTCGCTTATTCATGAAATCTGAAATCAGACAAAACGTTCAACGTGAGCAAGTGGCTCAAGGTGATGCTGTTAAGCCAACTTTAGAGCAAGGACAAGTATCTAATGATGAGAAAAAACAACCGATTCGTGTTGACGAAAAAATCGGACGCAATGATTTATGTCCATGTGGCAGTGGCAAGAAATATAAAAATTGTCATGGTAAACCATCATAA
- a CDS encoding ankyrin repeat domain-containing protein, protein MTATHHHQVEIAKLLVDVEADVNKQDNIQGKTEILAYILENSTLNQESYNPIWRKCCYPAAEKGHLETVKLLIEDGKVEINHQNNSGYTALIEAVALRDGSKVYQDIAAELLKVGVTKSLRDYSGRTAEDYAKQSA, encoded by the coding sequence ATTACAGCAACACATCATCATCAAGTTGAAATAGCAAAACTGTTAGTTGATGTAGAAGCGGATGTTAATAAACAAGATAACATTCAAGGTAAAACAGAGATTTTAGCGTATATTTTAGAAAATAGTACTCTAAATCAAGAGAGTTATAATCCGATTTGGCGGAAATGCTGTTATCCAGCTGCTGAAAAAGGGCATTTAGAAACTGTTAAATTATTAATTGAAGATGGAAAGGTAGAGATTAATCATCAAAATAATTCTGGCTATACTGCCTTAATAGAAGCTGTTGCTTTAAGAGATGGTTCAAAAGTTTATCAAGATATTGCGGCTGAATTACTAAAAGTTGGAGTGACTAAATCTCTAAGGGATTATTCAGGTCGTACAGCTGAAGATTATGCTAAGCAATCAGCGTAG
- the citG gene encoding triphosphoribosyl-dephospho-CoA synthase CitG: MKNVFEKGQEIFLIDALDNREKRVALQQKLLARHPKSTLISLKMNIPGPIKSNDAINKVFHSASNMLQHYLLASSVTLLAETYRDLPTGPEGYFVIEMSGIDAKKLCIKLENNFSLSSMIDLDVYVTVGSNIQDISRQSLSLSPRKCFVCQNEAKVCARSKQHTLKEIQRELVTLYTDYYLSNTKKAVSQCAQKALLYEVTCTPKPGLVDAIDSGAHEDMTIYTFINSSCVLTPFFDSFFEEGFYYSKDQPLSGLFNKIRPIGIEAEKSMNEATQQVNTHKGAIFSLGVLITALGYSFAQSGNLDLIDIQEIIKEMLRYLMADFDGLENKDPKDLTIGEKLFLDYGISGIRGEASSGYSIVFNHSLPYLVNQTTGDINDRMIDTLLFLLKHSKDTNLIKRAGTVEILDEARQSATDILAAGGVKSNLGRQLYLDMICEYKERNLSIGGTADLLIMTLCLYFIEQLP; encoded by the coding sequence ATGAAAAATGTATTTGAAAAAGGACAAGAAATATTTTTAATAGATGCGTTAGATAATCGAGAAAAACGTGTAGCTTTACAACAAAAATTATTAGCGCGTCACCCTAAAAGTACATTAATTTCTTTAAAGATGAACATACCCGGACCAATTAAATCCAATGATGCTATTAATAAGGTATTTCACTCCGCGAGTAATATGCTTCAACACTATTTATTAGCAAGTAGTGTAACGTTACTTGCGGAAACCTATCGTGATTTACCAACCGGGCCAGAAGGGTACTTTGTTATCGAAATGAGTGGCATTGATGCAAAAAAATTATGTATTAAGTTAGAAAATAATTTTTCGTTAAGCTCTATGATTGATTTGGATGTTTATGTTACAGTTGGTAGCAACATTCAGGATATTTCTAGACAATCATTAAGCCTCTCCCCCAGAAAGTGTTTTGTTTGTCAAAATGAAGCTAAGGTTTGTGCTAGAAGTAAACAACATACTCTAAAAGAAATTCAACGTGAGTTAGTGACGCTATACACTGATTATTATCTTTCTAATACTAAAAAAGCAGTATCTCAATGTGCCCAAAAAGCATTATTATATGAAGTGACGTGTACCCCGAAGCCTGGCTTGGTAGATGCGATTGATTCTGGGGCTCATGAAGACATGACTATTTATACTTTTATAAATAGTAGTTGTGTATTAACTCCATTTTTTGATTCTTTTTTTGAAGAAGGATTTTATTATTCTAAAGATCAACCATTAAGTGGTTTATTTAATAAAATACGTCCAATCGGGATAGAAGCAGAAAAGTCTATGAATGAAGCGACTCAACAAGTAAATACGCATAAAGGTGCCATTTTTTCTTTAGGTGTATTAATAACTGCTTTAGGATATTCCTTTGCTCAATCTGGTAATTTAGATTTAATTGATATTCAAGAAATCATAAAAGAGATGTTAAGGTATTTGATGGCTGATTTTGATGGATTGGAAAATAAAGACCCGAAAGATTTGACAATTGGAGAAAAATTATTTTTAGATTACGGTATTTCAGGCATTCGTGGAGAAGCAAGCAGCGGTTATTCAATCGTATTTAATCACTCACTACCATATTTGGTTAATCAAACAACGGGCGATATTAATGATCGAATGATTGATACGTTATTGTTTTTATTAAAACATTCTAAAGATACTAATCTTATAAAACGGGCAGGTACTGTAGAAATATTGGATGAAGCAAGACAAAGCGCAACGGATATTCTAGCTGCTGGTGGAGTAAAGTCAAATCTAGGGAGACAATTATATCTTGATATGATTTGTGAGTATAAAGAAAGAAATTTAAGCATTGGTGGAACGGCTGATTTATTAATTATGACGTTATGTCTTTATTTTATCGAACAATTACCTTAA
- the citF gene encoding citrate lyase subunit alpha, whose translation MKNKVNRDIPDEFLTDYSVFETTVIDHQNIDYKAPTVKVVSQKDTKLVHSIKDVIEKVGLENGMTISFHHHFREGDYVFNQVMSVIKEMGFKDLTLAPSSLTNVMNDMVVECIKSGVITHITSSGMRGSLGEFISHGGLDNPVILRSHGGRARAVEQGEIKIDVAFLGVPNADEYGNANAIHGKAVFGSLGYAMVDAKYADNVVLITDTLVPYPCTPISIPQTQVDYVVEVDEIGNPEKIGAGATRFTKDPKELKIAQLTNDVITQSPYFKNGFSFQTGTGGAALAVSRYLKESMEKENIKASFALGGITKPTVDLLSEGFIEKVLDVQDFDKGAALGMAEYENQQEIDASFYADPFNKGAVVNQLDIVILSALEIDTKFNVNVMTGSDGVLRGAIGGHQDAANAKLTIITAPLVRGRIPTVVNDVTTVITPGDSIDILVTEVGIAINPKREDLKEIFANSKVPVFTIEELQQRAEKIVGIPENLEFTDRVVALVEYRDGTLIDVVKQIKE comes from the coding sequence ATGAAAAACAAAGTGAACCGTGACATACCAGATGAATTTTTAACAGATTATTCTGTTTTTGAAACAACCGTAATTGATCATCAAAACATTGATTATAAAGCCCCAACTGTCAAAGTGGTTTCTCAAAAAGATACAAAATTAGTTCATAGTATTAAAGACGTCATTGAAAAAGTTGGATTAGAAAATGGCATGACTATTTCATTTCATCATCATTTTAGAGAAGGTGATTACGTCTTCAATCAAGTGATGTCCGTTATTAAAGAAATGGGATTTAAAGACTTAACTCTAGCGCCTAGTTCTTTAACTAATGTAATGAATGACATGGTTGTTGAGTGTATAAAATCAGGTGTTATTACACATATCACTTCTAGTGGTATGCGTGGATCGTTAGGAGAGTTTATTTCTCATGGTGGATTGGATAATCCAGTTATCTTACGTTCACATGGTGGTCGTGCAAGAGCAGTCGAACAAGGTGAAATAAAAATAGATGTCGCCTTTTTAGGTGTACCAAATGCAGATGAATACGGAAATGCAAACGCGATTCATGGAAAAGCAGTCTTTGGTTCTCTAGGTTATGCGATGGTCGATGCAAAATATGCGGATAACGTGGTCTTGATTACGGATACATTAGTGCCATATCCATGTACACCAATCAGTATTCCACAAACACAAGTTGACTATGTGGTGGAGGTTGATGAAATTGGTAATCCTGAAAAAATTGGGGCCGGTGCGACACGTTTCACTAAAGATCCTAAGGAATTAAAAATTGCTCAACTCACTAATGATGTGATTACACAATCACCTTATTTTAAAAATGGCTTTTCTTTCCAAACAGGTACTGGTGGTGCGGCTTTAGCTGTTAGTCGTTACTTAAAAGAAAGTATGGAAAAAGAAAATATAAAAGCTTCTTTTGCTTTAGGTGGTATCACTAAACCAACAGTTGACTTATTAAGTGAAGGATTTATTGAAAAAGTGTTGGATGTACAAGATTTTGATAAAGGTGCTGCTTTAGGGATGGCAGAGTATGAAAATCAACAAGAAATTGATGCATCATTTTATGCTGATCCCTTTAATAAAGGTGCGGTAGTCAATCAATTAGATATTGTGATTTTATCTGCACTAGAAATTGATACAAAGTTTAACGTAAATGTTATGACAGGCTCTGATGGTGTGTTAAGAGGAGCAATTGGTGGTCATCAAGATGCGGCTAACGCTAAATTAACAATTATTACAGCACCACTTGTTCGTGGCAGAATACCAACCGTTGTAAACGATGTAACAACGGTGATTACCCCAGGAGATAGCATTGATATTTTAGTTACTGAGGTAGGGATTGCTATTAATCCTAAACGTGAAGATTTAAAAGAAATTTTTGCCAATTCTAAAGTTCCAGTCTTTACAATTGAAGAATTACAACAACGTGCTGAAAAAATTGTCGGCATTCCTGAAAATTTAGAATTTACTGATCGTGTTGTAGCACTAGTTGAATATCGTGATGGAACACTAATTGATGTTGTAAAACAAATAAAAGAATAG
- the citE gene encoding citrate (pro-3S)-lyase subunit beta, whose product MERLRRTMMFVPGNNPSMIKDAGIYGADSIMFDLEDAVSMTEKDVARLLVFEALQTVDYGDTELVVRINDLHSEFGRADIFAVVKAGVDVIRLPKTETVEDIVEVENVIEEAENFFGIPVGTTKMMAAIEGAKGVLNAPAIAVASNRLIGIAIGAEDYVTNMKTRRYPDGKELFFARSMILHAARAAGIAAFDTVYSDVNNEEGLLNEVRLIHQLGFDGKSVINPRQIPIVNSVYQPTEKEIKHAKDVVYAIEEAKKKGSGVISLNGKMIDKPIVERAERVIMLAKASGLLDEGEF is encoded by the coding sequence ATGGAAAGATTAAGAAGAACAATGATGTTTGTGCCAGGAAATAATCCTAGCATGATTAAAGATGCCGGGATTTATGGAGCCGATTCGATTATGTTTGACTTAGAAGATGCTGTATCTATGACAGAAAAGGATGTTGCAAGATTACTTGTGTTTGAAGCGTTACAAACAGTCGATTATGGTGATACTGAATTAGTAGTTCGTATCAATGATTTACATTCAGAATTTGGTCGAGCAGATATTTTTGCTGTAGTGAAAGCTGGAGTAGATGTTATTAGACTTCCTAAAACAGAAACCGTAGAAGATATTGTTGAAGTAGAAAACGTCATTGAAGAAGCAGAAAACTTTTTTGGCATTCCAGTGGGAACAACTAAAATGATGGCAGCAATTGAAGGAGCTAAAGGGGTATTGAATGCACCGGCTATTGCTGTTGCAAGCAATCGTCTAATTGGTATCGCAATTGGGGCAGAAGATTATGTGACAAATATGAAAACCAGACGTTATCCAGATGGAAAAGAGTTATTTTTTGCTCGTAGTATGATTTTACATGCAGCAAGAGCGGCTGGCATTGCCGCGTTTGATACTGTGTACTCTGATGTTAATAATGAAGAAGGGTTATTAAATGAAGTGAGATTGATTCATCAATTAGGCTTTGATGGCAAATCAGTTATTAACCCAAGACAAATTCCTATTGTAAACAGTGTGTATCAACCGACTGAAAAAGAAATTAAACATGCTAAAGACGTGGTTTATGCGATTGAAGAAGCGAAGAAAAAAGGGTCTGGTGTTATCTCGTTAAACGGTAAAATGATTGATAAACCAATTGTTGAACGTGCTGAACGTGTCATTATGCTAGCAAAAGCATCAGGACTTTTGGATGAAGGAGAGTTTTAA
- the citD gene encoding citrate lyase acyl carrier protein: protein MDIKKTAIAGTLESSDIQIMVSTGENGIELDLESQVIEQFGKQIKTVILETFDKYGIKNATVKAVDKGALDCTIKARTEAAIQRAIEKDHELNWEALI from the coding sequence ATGGATATTAAAAAAACAGCAATTGCTGGAACACTTGAATCTAGTGATATTCAAATTATGGTATCAACTGGTGAAAATGGCATTGAACTTGATTTAGAAAGTCAAGTTATTGAACAATTTGGTAAACAAATTAAAACTGTTATTTTAGAAACATTTGACAAATATGGTATAAAAAATGCGACAGTTAAAGCAGTTGATAAAGGAGCGTTGGATTGTACTATTAAAGCACGCACAGAAGCAGCCATTCAACGTGCTATTGAAAAAGATCATGAGCTAAATTGGGAGGCGCTAATCTAA
- the citC gene encoding [citrate (pro-3S)-lyase] ligase, giving the protein MSDALKITTLFLKDKKTRQQWESLLYHHDIFSITDKDVLLLDQTFGIYDNQGLIATISIASNVLKYLVIDERYRENGKLFNMLVSHAINVLASQGVFHVLVFTKLDYAKSFQYLGFSNIMTTEYGVFLEKGDQSINIFLSQLPLVKGDYTISAIVMNANPFTKGHLYLVEEALKKSDYVYVFVVSANQSLFTSEERYQLVCQGVEHLKRVIVCQGGEYMVSLATFPSYFLKNQEEVISYQTQLDALLFKEYIAKTLHITKRFLGEEPLSDITKRYNNALLTYLPPEIEVEIIPRKAIDHHQVISATKVRECIRFGDLELIRQLVPITTYRFISEHLTELQKRLDNN; this is encoded by the coding sequence ATGAGTGATGCATTAAAAATTACGACTCTATTTTTAAAAGATAAAAAGACACGTCAACAGTGGGAAAGTCTGTTATATCACCATGATATCTTTTCTATTACAGATAAAGATGTTTTACTTCTTGATCAGACTTTTGGAATTTATGATAATCAAGGATTAATTGCGACAATTTCTATTGCATCAAATGTATTGAAATATTTAGTCATTGATGAAAGGTATCGTGAAAATGGAAAGTTGTTTAATATGTTGGTTTCTCATGCTATTAACGTATTAGCTAGTCAAGGGGTGTTTCATGTATTGGTTTTTACAAAATTAGATTATGCTAAATCTTTTCAATATTTAGGTTTTTCTAACATCATGACGACTGAATATGGAGTTTTCTTAGAAAAAGGAGATCAATCGATTAATATCTTTTTATCACAACTACCTTTGGTAAAGGGCGATTATACGATTTCAGCAATAGTGATGAATGCCAATCCATTTACTAAGGGACATCTTTATCTGGTAGAAGAAGCACTGAAGAAGAGTGACTATGTTTATGTTTTTGTCGTAAGTGCAAATCAGTCGCTGTTTACATCAGAAGAAAGATATCAGTTGGTGTGTCAGGGGGTTGAACACTTGAAACGCGTTATTGTATGTCAAGGCGGAGAATATATGGTTAGTTTAGCTACTTTTCCTTCTTATTTTTTAAAAAATCAAGAAGAGGTAATTTCTTATCAAACACAGTTAGATGCCTTATTGTTTAAGGAATATATCGCGAAAACTTTACATATTACCAAACGATTTTTAGGAGAAGAGCCATTATCTGATATAACTAAGCGCTATAATAACGCGTTACTAACTTATTTGCCACCAGAAATAGAAGTAGAGATTATTCCAAGAAAAGCGATTGATCATCATCAAGTTATCTCGGCAACAAAAGTTAGAGAGTGTATTCGATTTGGAGACTTAGAGTTAATTAGACAACTGGTCCCCATAACAACATATCGTTTTATTAGCGAACATTTAACCGAATTACAGAAACGGTTGGATAATAATTAA
- a CDS encoding 2-hydroxycarboxylate transporter family protein — protein MEEKQQQPFFEKVTKLKIGFIPLPIYLILVVVYLLLTVNKIMPNDMMGAIGVMTLFSFILEEVGKHIPILNSLGGKVLVVTFLPSFLVYKSWLPESSVETVTAFMKNNNFLSFFIALLIVGSICSMNRKTLLKASSRIILILIICDIVGALVGTGVGMLLGLSAFEAFFFVVAPIMAGGVGEGALPLSIGYAGLIATQQADIFASILPCVMLGSLVAVIFAGLLKKLGEKRPELTGNGQLIDGDDEHLDNLKGGKVDVDIEKMLVTGVLAITLYLLGVWVNHVIHLPAPIVLLVAVMVAKMLGWIPKDIENGGHSLYSLTVKGITPPLLFGVGVAMTPWGSLVKVFTHVPMLITIFATVLSIVLTAYFVGKALGMYPVDTAIAVSCCSGQGGTGALAILAAGDRMELMPFAQVSVRLGGAMMVTVAIFLMSLFV, from the coding sequence ATGGAAGAAAAACAACAACAACCTTTTTTTGAAAAAGTGACAAAATTAAAAATTGGATTTATCCCATTACCAATCTACCTTATTTTAGTTGTCGTTTATTTATTACTAACAGTGAATAAAATTATGCCAAATGACATGATGGGTGCCATTGGTGTGATGACATTATTTTCTTTTATCTTAGAAGAAGTTGGAAAGCATATCCCTATTTTAAACTCATTAGGGGGGAAAGTATTAGTTGTAACGTTCTTGCCATCCTTTTTAGTATATAAATCTTGGCTTCCTGAATCTTCTGTCGAAACAGTAACAGCATTTATGAAAAATAATAACTTTTTATCTTTCTTTATCGCTTTATTAATCGTCGGTAGTATTTGTTCAATGAATCGTAAGACATTATTAAAGGCTAGTTCTAGAATTATTTTAATCTTGATTATTTGTGATATTGTTGGTGCATTGGTTGGAACAGGAGTTGGTATGTTACTAGGTTTATCAGCGTTTGAAGCATTTTTCTTTGTAGTAGCACCAATCATGGCTGGTGGAGTTGGTGAGGGAGCATTACCTTTATCAATTGGATACGCAGGACTTATTGCAACACAACAAGCAGATATTTTTGCTTCAATTTTACCATGTGTCATGTTAGGTAGTTTAGTGGCGGTTATTTTTGCTGGATTATTAAAAAAACTTGGTGAAAAACGTCCAGAATTAACTGGTAATGGACAATTGATTGATGGTGATGATGAACACTTAGATAACTTAAAAGGTGGAAAAGTCGACGTTGATATTGAAAAAATGTTAGTCACAGGTGTTCTTGCTATTACATTATATCTATTAGGTGTTTGGGTTAATCATGTGATTCATTTACCTGCTCCAATTGTATTATTAGTCGCTGTTATGGTTGCTAAAATGTTAGGATGGATTCCAAAGGATATTGAAAATGGTGGGCATTCACTTTACTCTCTTACTGTTAAAGGCATTACTCCTCCACTACTATTTGGTGTTGGGGTTGCAATGACTCCTTGGGGTTCTTTAGTTAAAGTCTTTACACATGTTCCTATGTTAATTACCATTTTTGCCACAGTTCTTTCAATCGTATTAACTGCTTACTTTGTTGGAAAAGCGTTAGGTATGTATCCTGTTGATACAGCCATTGCTGTTTCTTGTTGTAGTGGACAAGGTGGTACAGGAGCTTTAGCTATTTTAGCAGCGGGTGATCGTATGGAATTGATGCCATTTGCTCAAGTTTCAGTACGTTTAGGTGGGGCTATGATGGTAACAGTCGCCATATTTTTAATGAGTTTATTCGTTTAG
- a CDS encoding NADP-dependent malic enzyme: MNNEILELHHEHIGVLSVQSELPVKNGIDLAKAYTPGVAELSKLIEKHNELAREYTISGKLVAVISDGSAVLGLGNVGPQAGLPIVEGKSLLYKTFANVDAIPMAIDQVEIDVFVETIKNMSHSFAGIHLEDIQAPRCFEIEDKLKELLDIPVYHDDQEGTAIVVLAGLINAAKASHRKLSDLKIVLNGVGASGVATAKLLAAAGVTHVTLVDKEGILTKSSAQLNPYQKHLLSLFNKRESGDLSEAIVDQDVFIGLSTGNLLTKEMIRTMNDNPIIFALANPVPEVTPEEAKEGGAKLVATGSSDYPNQVNNVLAFPGLFAGLLEAKAKSVDEQLQLHVAKTLADLVENPTEDYFIPNVFETRVVPAIKRAVVNFFN, translated from the coding sequence GTGTACAATCAGAATTACCTGTAAAAAACGGCATAGATTTAGCTAAGGCTTATACGCCAGGTGTGGCTGAACTGAGTAAACTCATTGAAAAACACAATGAATTGGCTAGAGAATACACAATCAGTGGAAAGTTAGTTGCAGTCATTTCTGATGGTTCTGCTGTATTAGGTCTTGGAAATGTTGGGCCACAAGCTGGATTGCCCATTGTTGAAGGTAAATCTCTTTTATATAAAACGTTTGCTAATGTTGATGCTATTCCAATGGCAATTGATCAGGTAGAAATTGATGTATTTGTTGAAACAATTAAAAATATGTCTCATAGTTTTGCGGGAATACATTTAGAAGATATTCAAGCTCCAAGATGTTTTGAAATAGAAGACAAGTTAAAGGAGCTATTAGATATACCTGTCTATCATGATGATCAAGAAGGAACAGCCATTGTTGTATTAGCTGGACTGATTAACGCGGCAAAAGCCAGTCACCGAAAATTATCTGATTTAAAGATTGTGTTAAATGGTGTTGGGGCATCAGGTGTTGCAACAGCTAAGTTACTTGCAGCAGCTGGCGTGACTCATGTGACATTAGTGGATAAAGAAGGCATCTTAACAAAATCATCAGCTCAATTGAACCCTTATCAGAAGCACTTATTATCATTATTTAACAAAAGAGAATCTGGTGATTTATCAGAGGCAATTGTAGATCAAGATGTGTTTATTGGGTTATCAACGGGGAACCTCTTAACAAAAGAGATGATTCGTACGATGAATGATAATCCGATTATTTTTGCATTAGCTAACCCTGTTCCAGAGGTGACTCCTGAAGAAGCCAAGGAAGGAGGAGCGAAACTAGTTGCGACTGGAAGTTCAGACTACCCTAATCAAGTGAATAATGTATTAGCCTTTCCTGGGTTATTTGCAGGACTTTTAGAAGCGAAAGCTAAATCTGTTGACGAACAGTTACAATTACACGTTGCTAAGACATTAGCTGATTTAGTAGAAAATCCAACTGAGGATTATTTTATTCCAAATGTATTTGAAACAAGAGTTGTTCCAGCCATTAAACGAGCTGTCGTTAATTTTTTTAATTAA